The proteins below are encoded in one region of Thioalkalivibrio sp. K90mix:
- the ruvC gene encoding crossover junction endodeoxyribonuclease RuvC encodes MRILGIDPGSRITGFAVIEYAKGQGRSRGHGVIRPRSKGFPERLGEIFAGVVEVIGELKPDVLAIETVFVARNAQSAIKLGHARGAAICAATQAGLPVHEYAPRAIKMAVVGVGSADKEQVQHMMQQLLRLTEPASSDAADALAVALCHAHTAQHQARLAGAASAVIGGRP; translated from the coding sequence ATGCGCATCCTTGGTATCGACCCCGGATCGCGGATCACTGGCTTTGCGGTGATCGAGTACGCCAAGGGCCAGGGCCGTTCCCGCGGCCATGGCGTGATCCGGCCCAGATCCAAGGGGTTTCCCGAACGACTGGGCGAGATCTTCGCCGGCGTGGTCGAGGTGATCGGCGAACTCAAGCCCGACGTGCTGGCGATCGAAACGGTGTTCGTCGCGCGCAATGCGCAGTCGGCGATCAAGCTGGGGCACGCCCGGGGGGCCGCCATCTGCGCGGCGACTCAGGCCGGGCTCCCGGTACATGAATATGCCCCGCGTGCGATCAAGATGGCCGTGGTCGGCGTGGGCAGCGCGGACAAGGAGCAGGTCCAGCACATGATGCAGCAATTGTTACGTCTGACCGAACCGGCCAGCAGCGATGCCGCCGATGCCCTGGCCGTCGCGCTGTGCCATGCCCATACCGCCCAGCACCAGGCGCGTCTGGCAGGCGCCGCCTCGGCCGTGATTGGGGGGCGCCCGTGA
- a CDS encoding helix-turn-helix transcriptional regulator, whose amino-acid sequence MSNETVEEEKMVEDELMSQDEDIERASRSLKAMSHPLRLKILCILGDREISVQEIVDQVGTSQSNISQHLGILRDKGILATRKDANRVYYRVGDSRTLRLIGMMQDVFCSS is encoded by the coding sequence GTGAGCAACGAAACGGTCGAAGAAGAAAAGATGGTCGAAGACGAACTGATGTCCCAGGACGAGGACATCGAGCGGGCCTCGCGCTCGCTCAAGGCCATGTCCCACCCCCTGCGGCTCAAGATCCTCTGCATTCTCGGCGATCGCGAGATCAGCGTACAGGAAATCGTCGATCAGGTCGGGACCTCGCAGAGCAACATTTCGCAGCACTTGGGCATCCTGCGCGACAAGGGCATCCTGGCGACCCGCAAGGATGCGAACCGCGTCTACTACCGGGTGGGGGACTCCCGCACGCTGCGCCTGATCGGTATGATGCAGGACGTTTTCTGCAGCTCCTGA
- a CDS encoding glutaredoxin domain-containing protein: MRFEVYGTVRCPFCLLARRLLIHHGYPFDDHPVDREPGARAEMEQRAGRSSVPQIFLGDTHIGGYDELQALDRSGELQRMAEAAGIERTGVS, translated from the coding sequence ATGCGCTTCGAGGTCTATGGCACGGTCCGCTGTCCCTTCTGTCTGCTGGCCCGCCGGCTGCTGATCCACCACGGCTATCCCTTCGACGACCACCCGGTGGATCGCGAACCGGGGGCGCGCGCGGAGATGGAGCAGCGGGCCGGGCGCAGTTCGGTACCACAGATCTTCCTCGGCGATACCCACATCGGCGGCTACGACGAGTTGCAGGCGCTGGATCGCTCCGGTGAGCTGCAACGCATGGCCGAAGCGGCCGGGATCGAGCGCACCGGCGTGAGCTGA
- a CDS encoding DUF3617 family protein, giving the protein MMPRFSLYGLLAAIPFAFLPLVAQAETPNIQPGEWEYTNTTTMEGAHQMPEQTETYTECVTEDDLARGEEMIEAPEGCSVDSMDMRADGVDYTMTCTDPDGTSMDMQGSMQFMGDRAEGEMRSEIDSPMGPMSVRITVEGQRIGDC; this is encoded by the coding sequence ATGATGCCTCGTTTCAGCCTTTACGGCCTGCTGGCCGCCATCCCGTTCGCGTTCCTGCCACTGGTGGCCCAGGCCGAAACACCGAACATTCAGCCGGGCGAGTGGGAGTACACCAACACCACCACCATGGAAGGCGCACACCAGATGCCGGAGCAGACCGAGACCTACACCGAGTGCGTGACCGAGGACGACCTCGCGCGCGGCGAGGAGATGATCGAGGCGCCCGAGGGCTGTAGTGTGGACAGCATGGACATGCGCGCGGACGGCGTGGACTACACCATGACCTGCACCGATCCCGACGGCACCAGCATGGACATGCAGGGCTCGATGCAATTCATGGGAGATCGCGCCGAGGGTGAAATGCGCAGCGAGATCGACTCGCCGATGGGCCCCATGTCCGTGCGCATCACCGTTGAAGGCCAGCGCATCGGCGACTGCTAG
- a CDS encoding peptidoglycan DD-metalloendopeptidase family protein — translation MRICAILTSRYPLLLVLAAFLLAPAGTVSAFEPEAELEETLEAIRDLERSQEERQAALERLEDELERAARGSSESRRELRELEAEREQQAEVIAEHEARVEQEEDRLREERVQAGRLLRDQWQRDRHPGRVPGTGGDGELSRLHPEIAARLREARAEALAALGEQLEVLRAARDDLEREQAVLAEQEAELREVVAELEREEERQRAAMDELERAIEDEALELARLERNAETLEELIREVERDAAEREERAARGDPPPDRGPVRSDVAFSDLQGELPRPAEGSVVRRFNEPRGSRLQSRWRGTVLEVDNGEAVHAVHFGRVVYADWMQGYGFLVILDHGGGYLTLYSNLEEILVAEGEEIEGGERMALAGAGREAIAPGLYFEIRRNGDPLNPEDWWLSQ, via the coding sequence ATGCGAATTTGCGCAATCTTGACTTCCCGATACCCCTTACTGCTTGTTCTGGCGGCATTTTTGCTGGCCCCCGCGGGCACCGTGTCGGCGTTTGAACCAGAGGCCGAACTGGAGGAGACGCTGGAGGCCATCCGCGACCTGGAGCGCAGCCAGGAGGAGCGCCAGGCGGCGCTCGAGCGCCTGGAGGACGAGCTCGAGCGGGCGGCCCGGGGCAGCAGCGAGTCGCGGCGCGAACTGCGCGAACTGGAGGCCGAACGCGAGCAGCAGGCCGAGGTGATCGCCGAGCACGAGGCACGTGTCGAACAGGAAGAGGATCGCCTGCGCGAAGAACGCGTGCAGGCGGGGCGACTGCTGCGAGACCAGTGGCAGCGCGACCGGCACCCGGGGCGGGTGCCGGGTACCGGTGGCGACGGCGAGCTGAGCCGGCTGCATCCGGAGATCGCCGCGCGCTTGCGCGAGGCACGGGCCGAGGCACTGGCGGCCCTGGGCGAGCAACTCGAGGTGTTGCGGGCCGCCCGCGATGATCTGGAGCGCGAGCAGGCGGTGCTGGCCGAGCAGGAGGCGGAGCTGCGCGAGGTGGTGGCCGAGCTCGAGCGCGAGGAGGAACGGCAGCGCGCGGCGATGGACGAGCTGGAACGCGCGATCGAGGACGAGGCGCTGGAGCTGGCGCGCCTGGAGCGCAATGCCGAGACGCTGGAGGAGCTGATCCGCGAGGTGGAGCGTGATGCGGCGGAGCGCGAAGAGCGCGCGGCGCGTGGCGACCCTCCGCCCGATCGGGGGCCCGTACGGTCCGATGTGGCATTTTCCGACCTCCAGGGGGAACTCCCCAGACCCGCCGAAGGCTCGGTCGTCCGGCGTTTCAACGAGCCGCGTGGCAGTCGTCTGCAGTCCCGTTGGCGGGGGACCGTTCTGGAGGTCGACAATGGCGAGGCGGTACATGCCGTCCACTTTGGCCGCGTGGTCTACGCCGACTGGATGCAGGGATACGGCTTTCTGGTCATCCTCGATCACGGGGGCGGTTACCTGACGCTGTACAGCAACCTGGAGGAGATCCTGGTCGCCGAGGGCGAGGAAATCGAAGGCGGCGAGCGCATGGCTCTGGCCGGCGCGGGTCGCGAGGCGATCGCGCCGGGGCTGTACTTCGAAATTCGGCGAAATGGCGATCCGTTGAACCCTGAGGATTGGTGGCTATCTCAATGA
- the secB gene encoding protein-export chaperone SecB: protein MAEETSNTSGNGAGAQGNTQDNPGFSIQKVFIKDISFESPDAPEIFLNEWKGDTNIQLNTNARPIREEEGVFEVELKLTVTTESNGKTAYLVEINQAGVFIIRGFPRDQLNQLLGSYCPNLLFPFARETVADLVLKGGFPQLLLQPVNFEALYQQHLEDQKKASGDSQAAAPESTSQA from the coding sequence ATGGCTGAAGAAACCTCCAACACCAGCGGTAACGGCGCGGGCGCCCAGGGCAACACCCAGGACAACCCCGGCTTCTCCATCCAGAAGGTATTCATCAAGGACATCTCGTTCGAATCGCCGGACGCTCCCGAGATCTTTCTGAATGAGTGGAAGGGTGACACCAACATTCAGCTGAACACCAACGCCCGCCCGATTCGCGAAGAGGAAGGCGTGTTCGAGGTCGAGCTGAAGCTGACTGTAACCACCGAGTCCAATGGCAAGACCGCCTACCTGGTCGAAATCAACCAGGCCGGTGTCTTCATCATCCGGGGCTTTCCGCGCGACCAGCTCAACCAGCTTCTGGGCTCCTATTGCCCGAACCTGCTGTTCCCGTTCGCGCGCGAAACCGTCGCAGACCTGGTGCTCAAGGGTGGCTTCCCGCAGCTGCTGCTGCAGCCGGTCAACTTCGAGGCGCTGTACCAGCAGCACCTGGAAGACCAGAAAAAGGCGTCCGGAGACTCGCAGGCGGCCGCGCCGGAGTCGACCTCCCAGGCCTGA
- the ruvA gene encoding Holliday junction branch migration protein RuvA, translated as MIARLEGTLISREVNGVVIDAGGVGYEVEVPLSTLAALPEPGATVVLTTHLVVREDAHQLFGFMHKRDRDLFRRLIRVNGIGAKLALAMLSTYAGDELAGLISGGDVTGLAKVPGIGKRTAERVVLELGERLAEMGFAAAPGGADAGADIPGAAMDGEALAALESLGYPRASAEKMVAAVRDQADSVESLVRLALRATVRR; from the coding sequence GTGATTGCCCGGCTGGAGGGGACGCTGATCAGCCGCGAGGTGAATGGCGTGGTGATCGATGCGGGGGGTGTGGGCTACGAGGTCGAGGTCCCGCTCTCCACGCTGGCGGCCCTGCCGGAGCCGGGCGCGACCGTGGTCCTGACCACGCACCTCGTGGTACGTGAGGATGCGCACCAGCTGTTCGGGTTCATGCACAAGCGCGACCGCGATCTGTTCCGGCGCCTGATCCGAGTCAACGGGATCGGGGCCAAACTCGCGCTCGCGATGCTCTCGACCTATGCGGGTGACGAACTCGCCGGCCTGATCAGCGGCGGTGACGTGACCGGGCTGGCCAAGGTCCCGGGGATCGGCAAGCGCACGGCTGAACGCGTGGTGCTGGAGCTGGGCGAGCGCCTGGCCGAGATGGGATTCGCGGCTGCGCCGGGGGGTGCCGACGCAGGGGCCGATATCCCGGGTGCCGCGATGGACGGCGAGGCCCTGGCAGCGCTCGAGTCATTGGGTTATCCACGCGCCAGCGCGGAGAAGATGGTCGCCGCCGTGCGCGATCAGGCCGACTCGGTGGAGTCGCTCGTGCGTCTCGCACTGCGTGCGACCGTAAGGCGTTGA
- a CDS encoding DJ-1 family glyoxalase III — protein sequence MTEETPRVLVPLAAGAEELEAVTIIDLLRRARFEVTVAGLEQGPVRCSRGTVIQPDTTLDAIQDDAFDLIVLPGGLPGADHLRDNPHVQAMLRAQAERDGWLGAICAGPKALAQAGVLEGHRVTSFTGALDESGIPSTGGLVEVDGRIITGRGPGAAMDFALTLIEQLAGREAREAVEGPLLRP from the coding sequence ATGACGGAGGAAACACCACGTGTCCTGGTGCCGCTGGCGGCCGGGGCCGAGGAGCTGGAGGCCGTCACCATCATCGACCTGTTGCGCCGCGCGCGCTTCGAGGTCACGGTCGCGGGGCTCGAACAGGGCCCCGTGCGCTGTTCCCGCGGGACGGTGATCCAGCCCGATACCACGCTGGATGCCATTCAGGACGATGCCTTCGACCTGATCGTGTTGCCCGGTGGTCTGCCGGGGGCCGATCACCTGCGCGACAACCCGCATGTACAGGCGATGCTGCGGGCGCAGGCAGAGCGCGACGGCTGGCTGGGCGCGATCTGCGCCGGGCCCAAGGCGCTGGCGCAGGCGGGGGTGCTGGAAGGTCACCGGGTGACCTCGTTTACCGGTGCGCTGGATGAATCGGGCATCCCCTCTACCGGGGGACTGGTCGAGGTTGACGGGCGCATCATCACCGGCCGCGGTCCGGGCGCGGCGATGGACTTTGCCCTGACCCTGATCGAGCAACTGGCCGGGCGCGAGGCCCGCGAGGCCGTCGAGGGACCGTTGCTGCGTCCTTAG
- a CDS encoding YebC/PmpR family DNA-binding transcriptional regulator, whose protein sequence is MAGHSKWANIQHRKNAQDAKRGKLFTKLIREITVAARQGGSDPETNPRLRLAIDKALGANMTRDTIERAAKRGAGETDGAAMEEIRYEGYGPGGAAILVDCMTDNRNRTVAEVRHAFSKMGGNLGTDGSVAYLFQNKGVIRFAPGLDDETVMEAALEGGAEDVQVEDDGAIEVITEPDTYQDVRQALLDRGLEPESSEVTWRPETLSPLDAETAESVLKLLEMLDDLDDVQNVFTNADFPEGVGQ, encoded by the coding sequence ATGGCAGGCCACAGCAAGTGGGCGAACATCCAGCATCGCAAGAACGCCCAGGACGCCAAGCGCGGCAAACTCTTTACCAAGCTGATCCGCGAGATCACCGTCGCTGCCCGGCAGGGCGGGTCCGACCCCGAGACCAATCCGCGCCTGCGCCTGGCGATCGACAAGGCGCTCGGCGCCAACATGACGCGGGATACCATCGAGCGCGCGGCCAAGCGCGGCGCTGGCGAGACCGACGGGGCCGCGATGGAGGAGATCCGCTACGAGGGCTATGGCCCGGGCGGCGCGGCGATCCTGGTCGACTGCATGACCGACAATCGCAACCGGACCGTGGCCGAGGTGCGTCACGCCTTCTCCAAGATGGGTGGCAACCTGGGGACCGATGGCTCGGTGGCCTACCTGTTCCAGAACAAGGGCGTGATTCGTTTTGCGCCGGGGCTGGACGACGAGACGGTCATGGAGGCCGCGCTAGAGGGTGGGGCCGAGGACGTGCAGGTCGAGGACGACGGCGCGATCGAGGTGATTACCGAGCCCGATACCTATCAGGACGTGCGCCAGGCGCTGCTGGACCGAGGGCTGGAGCCGGAGAGCTCGGAGGTCACCTGGCGCCCGGAGACCCTGTCGCCACTGGATGCGGAGACCGCCGAATCCGTGCTGAAACTCCTGGAGATGCTGGACGACCTGGATGACGTGCAGAACGTCTTTACCAACGCCGACTTCCCGGAAGGCGTGGGGCAGTAG
- a CDS encoding matrixin family metalloprotease: MAIPLWVLGGAGAVVLGGAVLLDGDPRDFLAGGGHPAAPGCAIPVEMHLGEIDPRFELEPDEVRRALDAAVAMWETHTEERLFTARDGEGMAVRLVFDERQAGAMARERSRAQLDRAQEDIDDARERLERHRSALNADVELYERRVRGFDERRRAHEGRVADWNAGRVEHSAQARERLEQGARELREEHDRLEERRRGLEDRRADLNAAGRELEREVAAFNEQVEQYNRAAAMGSGFDMAIYQQQGNRRSITVYKASDFDELRLTLAHELGHALGIGHVDDPAAVMHAELGPANAGREDLAPADRAALVESCGVERVTP, translated from the coding sequence ATGGCCATACCGTTATGGGTGCTGGGCGGTGCGGGTGCCGTGGTGCTGGGCGGGGCCGTGTTGCTGGATGGCGATCCGCGCGATTTCCTGGCGGGCGGGGGGCATCCGGCCGCGCCCGGCTGTGCGATTCCGGTGGAGATGCATCTGGGCGAGATCGACCCGCGCTTCGAGCTGGAGCCCGACGAAGTGCGCCGCGCACTCGATGCCGCGGTGGCGATGTGGGAGACCCATACCGAAGAACGGCTGTTCACCGCGCGCGACGGCGAGGGAATGGCCGTGCGGCTGGTGTTCGACGAACGTCAGGCCGGCGCCATGGCACGGGAGCGCTCGCGCGCGCAGCTGGATCGGGCGCAAGAGGATATCGACGATGCCCGCGAGCGCCTGGAACGCCATCGCTCGGCGCTGAATGCCGACGTCGAGCTGTACGAACGCCGCGTGCGCGGGTTCGACGAGCGGCGCCGCGCGCATGAAGGCCGGGTCGCCGACTGGAACGCGGGTCGGGTGGAGCACAGTGCACAGGCCCGCGAGCGTCTGGAGCAGGGGGCGCGAGAGCTGCGCGAGGAGCACGATCGACTGGAGGAACGCCGCCGCGGGCTGGAGGATCGCCGGGCGGATCTGAACGCGGCCGGGCGCGAGCTGGAACGCGAGGTTGCGGCCTTCAATGAACAGGTCGAGCAGTACAACCGGGCAGCGGCCATGGGCAGCGGTTTCGACATGGCGATCTACCAGCAACAGGGCAACCGTCGCAGCATCACGGTCTACAAGGCGAGCGACTTTGACGAGTTGCGCCTGACGCTGGCACACGAGCTCGGCCATGCCCTGGGGATCGGGCACGTCGATGATCCCGCCGCGGTCATGCACGCGGAGCTGGGCCCGGCGAACGCGGGTCGCGAGGACCTGGCCCCGGCGGATCGAGCGGCCCTAGTGGAGTCGTGCGGAGTAGAACGGGTGACGCCGTGA
- a CDS encoding rhodanese-like domain-containing protein, translating into MLERLPEFLSNHPILTGALLAVVGMILFTEFRRLTRKYRTLSPSEAVRVINQDDSLVLDVREDNEIASGRIGGAKHIPVGSLQKRMDDIAQYKDKPVVVYCRSGNRSATAASQLTSAGFQDVVNLQGGIQAWQSAGMPIKKK; encoded by the coding sequence ATGCTCGAAAGACTCCCTGAATTCCTGTCCAACCACCCGATCCTGACCGGTGCCCTGCTCGCGGTCGTCGGGATGATCCTGTTCACCGAGTTCCGCCGCCTGACCCGCAAGTACCGCACCCTGTCGCCGAGCGAGGCGGTGCGCGTAATCAACCAGGACGACAGCCTGGTGCTGGACGTGCGCGAGGACAACGAGATCGCCTCCGGCCGCATTGGCGGTGCCAAGCACATCCCGGTGGGCAGTCTGCAAAAGCGTATGGACGACATCGCCCAGTACAAGGACAAGCCGGTGGTGGTGTACTGCCGCAGCGGCAACCGCTCCGCGACGGCCGCCTCGCAACTGACCTCGGCGGGTTTTCAGGATGTCGTGAACCTGCAGGGTGGCATCCAGGCCTGGCAATCCGCGGGCATGCCAATCAAGAAGAAGTAA
- a CDS encoding S41 family peptidase, translating to MKKSCRTGYALVVGLVVGVMLSVSVAVYADRENGAQNALPVEDLQRFTEVYMRIKRNYVTEVDDKELLDNAIQGMLSGLDPHSAYLDEQDFEDMQVGTSGEFGGLGIEVGMEDGFVKVIAPIDGTPASKAGIEAGDLIIRLDGESVQGMTLSDAVSKMRGEKGSDITLTIVREGEDQPKEITLTRDRIQVQSVRSEILEDGYGYLRISNFQQRTARDVVRAVEELKEEGDLRGLVLDLRNNPGGILNGAVGVSDAFLEEGLIVYTEGRLEDSQFRYQASPGDVLGGAPMVVLVNRGSASASEIVAGALQDHKRAVVMGQNTFGKGSVQTILPLTENTGIKLTTARYFTPDGRNIEEEGVAPDIRLENLTVTRAEGEDERDAQARMQRELQGEDVPEDDDDNGESLAERDYGLSEALNLLKGLNIYSQR from the coding sequence ATGAAGAAGTCGTGTCGCACCGGGTACGCCCTGGTGGTGGGTTTGGTGGTCGGTGTCATGCTTAGCGTGTCGGTGGCGGTGTATGCCGATCGCGAGAATGGCGCACAGAATGCCTTGCCGGTGGAGGACCTGCAGCGGTTTACCGAGGTGTATATGCGCATCAAGCGCAATTACGTCACCGAGGTGGACGACAAGGAGCTGCTGGATAACGCCATCCAGGGGATGCTGTCCGGGCTGGATCCGCATTCGGCCTACCTGGACGAACAGGACTTCGAGGACATGCAGGTCGGCACCTCCGGCGAGTTCGGCGGTCTGGGGATCGAGGTCGGTATGGAGGATGGCTTCGTCAAGGTCATTGCCCCGATCGATGGCACCCCGGCGAGCAAGGCCGGCATCGAGGCGGGTGACCTGATCATTCGCCTGGACGGTGAATCGGTGCAGGGCATGACGCTGTCCGATGCCGTCTCCAAGATGCGCGGCGAGAAGGGCTCCGACATTACTCTGACCATCGTCCGCGAGGGCGAGGACCAGCCGAAGGAGATCACCCTTACCCGTGACCGTATCCAGGTCCAGAGTGTGCGCTCCGAGATTCTCGAAGACGGGTATGGCTACCTGCGTATCAGCAACTTCCAGCAGCGCACCGCGCGTGACGTTGTGCGAGCCGTCGAAGAGCTGAAGGAAGAGGGCGATCTGCGCGGCCTGGTGCTGGATCTGCGCAACAATCCGGGCGGCATCCTGAATGGTGCGGTCGGTGTGTCCGATGCTTTCCTGGAGGAAGGGCTGATCGTTTATACCGAGGGTCGGTTGGAGGACTCTCAGTTCCGCTATCAGGCCTCGCCGGGTGATGTGCTCGGCGGTGCCCCGATGGTGGTACTGGTGAACCGGGGTTCGGCCTCGGCCTCCGAGATCGTGGCCGGCGCCCTGCAGGATCACAAGCGCGCGGTGGTCATGGGCCAGAACACCTTTGGCAAGGGTTCGGTGCAGACAATCCTGCCGCTGACCGAGAACACCGGTATCAAGCTGACCACGGCGCGTTACTTCACGCCGGATGGGCGCAACATCGAGGAAGAGGGAGTAGCACCCGACATCCGGCTGGAAAACCTGACGGTCACGCGTGCCGAAGGCGAGGATGAGCGTGACGCCCAGGCGCGTATGCAGCGCGAGCTGCAGGGCGAGGACGTGCCGGAAGACGATGACGACAATGGCGAGAGCCTGGCCGAGCGTGATTACGGTCTGAGCGAGGCCCTGAATCTGCTCAAAGGGCTGAACATCTACAGTCAGCGCTGA
- a CDS encoding NAD(P)H-dependent glycerol-3-phosphate dehydrogenase, whose protein sequence is MRIALLGGGSWGTALAIHAARLHQDVVLWVRKDETAERLNRERENARYLPGIPFPETLSITADPGAIDDADLILIAVPSGAFRETLRWMQPRLCEGQTVAWATKGLETSSGAWLHEIAEEELGTDFPPALVSGPSFAAEVARGQPTALTAASQSGRSLDQLTGALHGEALRIYRNPDVIGVELGGALKNVLAVATGIADGAGYGANARAALMTRGLAEMQRLGEAVGAQPGTLTGLSGLGDLILTCTDDQSRNRRLGRLLGQGYDLETARARIGQSVEGVETARQISARARALSVDMPICAEVHAVLYQGRPVREAARRLLERDPTHENPAG, encoded by the coding sequence GTGCGCATCGCACTCCTGGGTGGCGGCTCCTGGGGTACCGCGCTGGCGATCCACGCCGCGCGGCTGCACCAGGACGTCGTGCTCTGGGTCCGCAAGGACGAGACGGCCGAGCGGCTGAACCGCGAGCGCGAGAACGCCCGCTATCTGCCTGGCATCCCGTTCCCGGAAACCCTCTCCATCACCGCCGACCCCGGTGCGATCGACGACGCGGACCTGATCCTGATCGCGGTCCCGTCCGGGGCCTTTCGCGAGACCCTGCGCTGGATGCAACCGCGCCTGTGTGAAGGGCAGACGGTCGCCTGGGCGACCAAGGGGCTCGAGACCTCCAGCGGAGCGTGGCTGCACGAGATCGCCGAGGAAGAACTGGGCACTGACTTCCCGCCTGCCCTGGTCTCCGGCCCCTCCTTCGCCGCCGAGGTGGCCCGCGGACAGCCCACCGCGCTCACGGCGGCCTCGCAGAGCGGGCGCAGCCTGGACCAGCTGACCGGAGCCCTGCACGGTGAGGCCCTGCGCATCTATCGCAACCCCGACGTGATCGGCGTAGAGCTCGGTGGCGCGTTAAAGAACGTGCTGGCAGTCGCGACCGGGATCGCCGACGGCGCGGGCTACGGCGCCAACGCCCGTGCGGCACTGATGACCCGTGGACTGGCCGAGATGCAGCGCCTGGGCGAGGCTGTCGGGGCCCAGCCAGGCACCCTGACCGGGCTGTCCGGACTGGGCGACCTGATCCTCACCTGCACCGATGACCAGTCGCGCAACCGCCGACTGGGGCGCCTGCTGGGCCAGGGCTATGACCTGGAGACGGCCCGCGCCCGTATCGGACAGTCGGTCGAAGGGGTGGAGACCGCACGCCAGATCAGTGCCCGCGCCAGGGCCCTTTCGGTGGACATGCCCATCTGCGCCGAAGTCCACGCGGTGCTCTACCAGGGTCGCCCCGTGCGCGAGGCCGCCCGCCGGCTGCTGGAGCGCGACCCGACCCACGAGAACCCGGCCGGGTAA